A single genomic interval of Shewanella psychropiezotolerans harbors:
- a CDS encoding efflux RND transporter periplasmic adaptor subunit, translated as MFSLRNSLLVFSLVWIAGCSQQASDGVLTMDVSRADFKVDIPATGELEASQSTSVIVPTGLRGPQSLAWILDNFSRVKAGDVVARMDPTRENYRLKMEQFDFDKLTFDSQMQTEKDKTISQTLSTGTRVTSEEKELAERFFSEDERVYTKIEIIDQMRNQDYLVAKMHYFDWGLDQHGDQAAAEQELIKLRQKGHSAKINRYESNLNQMEIIAPHDGLFVYQAGWDGSFPVVGDMMWSGFSIGLLPDTSVMQAKLFVQESEAAGLAIGKTATVYLDAYPDKPFTGKVTQVDALAKPKEKDSPVNYFQFTISLDKTLVAIMQPGRQVKAQVHLLNLQDVLTVPNQALFQKDGQYWVYLKTSAGFIKQLVTPGHRSLNRTVITDGLNQGDVIALTTPPKRSRV; from the coding sequence ATGTTTAGTTTAAGAAATAGCTTACTGGTTTTTAGCTTGGTATGGATTGCGGGCTGTAGTCAACAAGCCAGCGACGGTGTACTCACCATGGATGTGAGCCGAGCCGACTTTAAGGTCGACATTCCGGCCACCGGAGAACTAGAAGCCAGCCAGTCGACCTCTGTGATCGTGCCGACGGGATTACGTGGCCCACAGTCATTAGCCTGGATCTTGGATAACTTCAGCCGAGTCAAAGCGGGGGATGTCGTCGCCAGAATGGATCCCACCCGCGAAAATTATCGCCTCAAGATGGAGCAGTTCGATTTTGACAAGTTGACGTTCGATAGTCAGATGCAGACAGAGAAGGACAAGACGATCAGTCAGACACTCTCAACCGGTACCAGAGTGACTAGCGAAGAAAAAGAATTAGCCGAACGTTTCTTCAGTGAAGATGAGCGCGTTTATACCAAGATAGAGATTATCGATCAGATGCGTAATCAAGACTATCTTGTCGCTAAGATGCATTATTTCGATTGGGGGCTAGATCAACATGGTGATCAGGCCGCTGCCGAGCAGGAGTTGATAAAGCTCAGGCAGAAAGGTCACTCGGCCAAGATAAACCGTTATGAGAGTAACCTCAATCAGATGGAAATCATCGCCCCTCATGATGGCTTATTTGTCTATCAGGCTGGATGGGATGGCTCGTTTCCCGTGGTTGGTGACATGATGTGGTCAGGTTTTTCCATCGGCCTCTTGCCCGATACCTCTGTGATGCAGGCGAAACTGTTTGTGCAGGAATCTGAGGCGGCGGGTCTCGCCATAGGAAAGACGGCGACCGTTTATCTGGATGCTTATCCGGATAAGCCATTTACCGGTAAGGTGACCCAAGTCGATGCTTTGGCTAAACCTAAAGAGAAGGACAGTCCGGTAAACTATTTCCAATTTACCATCAGTCTGGATAAAACCTTAGTGGCGATCATGCAGCCGGGCAGGCAAGTAAAGGCCCAGGTGCATCTGCTTAATCTGCAAGATGTGCTGACTGTACCTAATCAAGCTCTGTTTCAGAAAGACGGCCAATATTGGGTTTACCTTAAGACCAGTGCAGGTTTCATTAAACAGCTAGTGACGCCTGGGCATCGTAGCCTGAATCGAACCGTGATCACCGATGGGCTGAACCAAGGCGATGTGATCGCACTTACCACGCCTCCAAAAAGGAGCCGAGTATGA
- a CDS encoding glycoside hydrolase, producing the protein MNKSISITLLLAGIGLPFSAISAETQSKLPNLITLQNGEQSIAIDPNSLLIDWYTQTTNVQINESALLVESTRQHASQVMQISDKSASWLLEPSNIMVNATFNKELKITFDQMSKTPIPRNMPLTLKWFDLPDRQANALLMPFSEGMRIPTNNKTWMEYMASNFSNSNTTQNLKMPFWSVEVTGETNHYVSYQLINPTNNQLNFSISNQKLDMQAEHQFTMLNHHEPFAVLITLGNDQLDGAKQYRQWRKQQGLATPLSEKLARQPQLKHLIGASHVYLFGDDVLAIEDVKDWWGLNEWYFTQTELMLTKDAKKGLLKLRKGTRWLSKSHKRLLVESINLSLTRLITVEQTAPNNNGIKQQFEAAQKRKAWLVTNANTYLIDAELWGQGLSKGMINNLIAAGLSKLWIGLNKWTSAFYQPQVVDQAKQAGYLIGTYDSYNTAIAKGINDSWLTAQLPNAMREQCAIEKANGHKTKGFRGNGYYLNPVCERGYVEQRIKDIIHYGRFNSLFLDVDATAMTREDYSQNGGMNETQMLDAFNQRMEWIASNQDVVLGSEDGNSLTTQGIAFAHGMETVGFGWTDKDMKINRKSPYFLGAWYPKHKPDFFFKSARVKQPYKTLFFSPQYKVPLYQTVFHDELINSYHWHSDSLKLSDVQVERDLTSQLYNTPAMVHLSRDEAKHVDSPRIKALQHYQQAFLPIHQMLWDKAMTDFKWLDKQGLLQQTTFSDGSIIIANFSQTDIRLADNRGIPSTSIVALLSDDTVIEWTPSIYVE; encoded by the coding sequence ATGAATAAATCGATTTCAATTACACTTCTCTTGGCTGGCATTGGTCTGCCTTTTTCCGCTATCAGTGCTGAAACACAAAGCAAACTACCAAATCTTATCACTCTGCAAAATGGCGAACAGTCTATCGCTATTGATCCTAATTCTTTGCTAATTGATTGGTATACCCAAACTACCAATGTACAGATTAATGAATCCGCCCTTTTGGTGGAGAGTACTCGCCAACACGCCTCTCAGGTTATGCAAATTTCAGATAAGTCAGCTTCTTGGTTGTTAGAGCCTAGTAACATAATGGTGAATGCTACTTTTAATAAAGAGCTGAAAATCACTTTTGACCAGATGTCTAAAACCCCAATACCTCGTAATATGCCACTAACGTTGAAATGGTTCGATTTGCCTGACAGGCAAGCGAACGCCTTGCTTATGCCATTTAGTGAGGGGATGCGCATTCCAACGAACAACAAAACTTGGATGGAGTATATGGCAAGCAATTTCTCAAACTCGAATACGACCCAAAATCTTAAGATGCCATTTTGGAGTGTTGAAGTAACAGGAGAAACAAACCACTATGTCAGCTACCAACTAATTAATCCGACCAATAATCAGCTCAACTTTTCTATCTCCAATCAAAAACTAGATATGCAGGCAGAGCACCAATTCACTATGCTCAATCATCATGAGCCATTTGCAGTCTTGATCACTTTAGGGAATGATCAACTGGATGGTGCCAAACAGTATCGTCAGTGGCGTAAGCAACAAGGCTTGGCGACACCGCTATCGGAAAAGCTCGCTAGGCAACCTCAACTCAAGCATTTAATTGGCGCAAGTCATGTGTATTTATTTGGTGATGACGTTCTTGCAATAGAAGATGTTAAAGACTGGTGGGGGCTGAACGAATGGTACTTTACTCAAACGGAGTTAATGCTAACTAAAGATGCAAAGAAAGGACTCCTTAAACTGAGAAAGGGGACACGTTGGTTGAGCAAAAGCCACAAACGTTTGCTGGTTGAGAGTATAAACTTGTCTTTAACACGGCTTATTACGGTAGAGCAAACAGCTCCAAATAATAATGGTATAAAGCAGCAGTTCGAAGCAGCGCAAAAAAGAAAGGCGTGGCTAGTTACAAACGCCAATACCTATTTAATCGACGCAGAGCTGTGGGGACAGGGATTGTCGAAAGGCATGATCAACAACCTAATTGCTGCTGGACTTAGCAAGCTTTGGATCGGCTTAAATAAGTGGACGTCAGCCTTCTATCAGCCTCAAGTAGTAGATCAAGCCAAACAAGCGGGATACCTAATTGGTACCTACGATTCTTACAACACTGCCATTGCCAAAGGGATCAACGATTCTTGGCTCACGGCTCAACTCCCCAACGCTATGCGCGAGCAGTGTGCCATAGAAAAGGCTAACGGGCACAAGACAAAAGGATTTCGTGGCAATGGTTATTACTTAAACCCCGTCTGTGAGCGAGGCTATGTAGAGCAACGCATCAAAGATATAATCCATTATGGTCGTTTCAATAGCCTCTTTTTGGATGTTGATGCCACTGCAATGACAAGGGAAGACTACTCTCAAAATGGTGGGATGAACGAGACACAAATGCTTGATGCATTTAACCAGCGCATGGAATGGATAGCATCGAATCAAGACGTTGTATTAGGCTCTGAAGATGGTAACTCACTCACCACACAAGGCATTGCCTTTGCACATGGTATGGAAACTGTTGGTTTTGGCTGGACAGACAAAGACATGAAGATCAATCGCAAGTCACCTTATTTTCTGGGGGCTTGGTATCCTAAACATAAACCAGATTTTTTCTTCAAATCTGCTCGGGTGAAACAGCCATACAAGACCCTGTTTTTCTCCCCCCAATACAAGGTTCCACTGTATCAAACGGTATTTCATGATGAACTGATCAATAGCTACCATTGGCACAGTGACAGCTTAAAGTTATCTGATGTACAAGTAGAACGCGACTTAACGTCTCAGCTCTATAACACGCCTGCTATGGTACATCTGAGCCGGGATGAAGCAAAACACGTTGATTCACCACGAATTAAAGCGTTGCAGCACTATCAACAAGCTTTTTTACCCATCCATCAAATGCTATGGGACAAAGCTATGACAGACTTTAAATGGCTTGATAAACAGGGCTTATTGCAACAAACAACCTTTAGTGATGGAAGTATCATCATTGCTAACTTTTCTCAAACCGATATACGTTTAGCGGACAATCGGGGCATTCCATCGACTTCTATTGTTGCTCTTTTGAGTGATGATACCGTGATCGAATGGACACCTTCAATCTATGTTGAATAG
- a CDS encoding chemotaxis protein, whose protein sequence is MSRKRTQVSQYYVIAAVVAAELNHTLAHCKQINLTASNAQAASSRVGNAALGFKALTGFIDDLACYTMKAATDINILAHSASKMATDTARAAAALKHFEKAKLKAIDAKYSASMDSAVAQTVSNYNKLQKSFQALINQMEQQLHELKRNLRTANILASICRIEACRVDVANQATFNDVANRVDSVANLIRQRVDNAIALFDTSASKKAA, encoded by the coding sequence ATGTCAAGGAAGCGCACTCAAGTCAGTCAATATTATGTGATTGCAGCCGTTGTCGCCGCTGAGCTAAACCACACCTTAGCCCACTGTAAACAGATTAACCTTACCGCGAGCAATGCTCAGGCAGCGTCATCTCGAGTCGGTAATGCTGCCTTAGGATTTAAAGCATTAACCGGCTTTATCGATGACTTGGCCTGTTACACCATGAAGGCGGCGACCGACATCAACATTCTCGCCCATAGCGCGAGTAAGATGGCAACGGATACTGCCAGAGCTGCTGCAGCGCTCAAACACTTCGAAAAAGCAAAACTCAAAGCCATCGATGCTAAATACTCAGCCAGTATGGATTCCGCCGTGGCTCAGACAGTGAGTAACTACAACAAACTACAGAAATCATTCCAAGCCTTGATTAACCAGATGGAGCAGCAACTCCATGAGCTGAAAAGAAACCTGAGAACCGCCAATATTCTTGCATCTATTTGTAGAATCGAAGCCTGCAGGGTGGATGTGGCTAATCAGGCAACCTTTAATGATGTGGCCAACAGGGTCGATAGTGTCGCGAACCTGATACGTCAACGGGTCGATAATGCCATCGCCCTGTTTGATACTTCAGCTTCTAAAAAAGCCGCTTAA
- a CDS encoding ATP-binding protein: protein MLKFMTLNLFYLRTIRLLSTILFLSSSVLTQAADTPNLQTRFQLFFHQASDLPYETRITLEQLNNYPASLLLSDSQYPNFEHYSWDDIQTLWQLHQTCRLSTKFTDLDSKQRPNLVRAIEFEKAICSNTALSDDWYSQGEMLHPAGGSYADHYLATLASDKQAQFIATHDRKLTLSNPSHPLHELLDNLPAKGYDLLLSGYRSYLAQDDKLWLNSKYGLVSIKGQAWRQLLGPLSIDIQLKSSDEQVCAMSYSNLCIQPPPPSNNGVQLLIAILSFLAASLFVIGLVNHREEAKERRFILQLLTHELRTPITSLGFTVEQFRKHFDQLDQHAQRSFGRLLADHQRLSQLAETSKGFLSADPDAQFQKQTAYLSDWLDHCLGKYNLNYELDNDQELTLPYYWLGICLDNLLRNALQHGKGEVSITISTNQNLRIEVMDQGRFPNQFHLLVKRLRLNTNHDNMGVGLTIVTRLMKKMRGRLIRYNNPTRYILELPL from the coding sequence ATGCTCAAGTTTATGACTCTTAACCTATTTTATCTTAGAACTATTAGGTTGCTATCTACTATTTTATTCTTGTCTTCTTCTGTTCTTACTCAAGCTGCTGATACCCCGAACTTGCAAACTCGCTTTCAGCTATTTTTTCATCAAGCTTCCGATTTACCTTATGAAACCAGAATCACTCTTGAACAGCTTAACAATTACCCAGCGTCACTGCTGTTAAGTGACAGTCAATACCCTAATTTCGAACACTATTCTTGGGATGACATTCAAACACTATGGCAGTTGCATCAAACTTGTAGGCTATCAACGAAATTCACTGATTTGGATAGCAAACAACGCCCAAATCTGGTTCGAGCGATTGAATTTGAGAAAGCTATCTGTAGCAACACGGCGTTAAGTGATGATTGGTATAGCCAAGGTGAGATGCTCCACCCAGCAGGTGGCAGTTATGCAGATCACTATTTGGCGACTTTGGCGTCCGACAAACAAGCCCAATTTATCGCAACTCATGATCGCAAGTTGACACTATCAAACCCAAGTCATCCTCTACATGAGCTGCTCGACAACCTTCCTGCTAAAGGTTACGACCTATTACTATCAGGATATCGATCCTATCTTGCACAAGATGACAAACTCTGGCTCAACAGTAAGTACGGATTAGTGAGCATTAAGGGACAAGCATGGCGCCAACTATTGGGACCTTTATCAATCGATATTCAGCTAAAAAGCAGTGATGAACAAGTATGTGCCATGAGCTACAGTAATTTATGTATTCAACCACCGCCACCAAGTAATAATGGTGTTCAATTGCTCATTGCAATACTGTCTTTTCTTGCTGCAAGCCTCTTCGTTATAGGCTTAGTTAACCATAGAGAAGAAGCGAAAGAGCGTCGATTTATATTGCAATTGCTCACTCATGAACTACGAACGCCAATCACTAGTTTAGGCTTTACAGTTGAGCAATTTCGCAAACACTTTGATCAACTCGATCAGCACGCTCAACGTAGTTTTGGGCGCTTACTTGCTGATCACCAGCGTTTGTCACAGCTAGCAGAAACCAGCAAAGGTTTTTTAAGTGCAGATCCAGACGCTCAGTTCCAAAAGCAAACGGCTTATCTTTCGGATTGGCTCGATCATTGTTTGGGTAAATACAATTTAAATTATGAACTAGACAACGATCAAGAATTAACTTTGCCCTATTACTGGCTCGGAATCTGCCTGGATAACTTACTAAGAAATGCCCTGCAACATGGTAAAGGTGAAGTATCTATAACCATTTCTACCAATCAAAATCTACGAATTGAAGTCATGGATCAAGGTCGTTTTCCAAATCAGTTCCATCTACTGGTGAAACGATTAAGACTCAACACTAACCATGACAACATGGGGGTGGGGTTGACGATTGTTACTCGCTTAATGAAGAAAATGAGAGGCCGACTTATCCGCTATAACAATCCAACTCGCTATATTTTGGAGTTACCACTATGA
- a CDS encoding DUF2861 family protein, with protein MKTIKPIFWLVSASLAFSQQVVANDWFMPTPLSRMYSALVIDKTQLAWQEMLLALSQESIDEKHWENAKQTLISQSQCGKLLLGDLSFNQQRYIRLTIQKKTNSMQQGFKLKVSLGGVEKSAAISLRDQQGQAWISGSTTEPKQGYVELESDDFVYAPTPGFYQLTIDNTIYPIILSFNYDQSWIEVNNSNADSPISIQVPKTLASCQAANMRWQWFDDKFTMLGNSQLIQLSTSNLGTEGYKNARLPEYFPNHAKWLSAVVSKSEYQGEVRIEYAQRFTFPIKIKTNE; from the coding sequence ATGAAAACAATAAAACCAATATTTTGGCTAGTAAGTGCCTCTCTCGCCTTTAGCCAACAAGTCGTTGCTAATGATTGGTTTATGCCAACGCCGCTCTCACGGATGTATTCTGCTTTAGTAATAGATAAGACTCAACTTGCTTGGCAAGAAATGCTATTGGCCTTAAGCCAAGAATCGATCGATGAAAAGCACTGGGAGAATGCCAAGCAAACACTAATTAGCCAGTCTCAATGTGGTAAGTTGTTATTGGGAGATTTGTCATTTAATCAACAGCGTTATATCAGGCTAACGATTCAGAAAAAGACCAATTCAATGCAACAAGGCTTCAAACTTAAAGTATCCCTTGGAGGAGTCGAAAAGAGTGCGGCTATTTCTTTGCGAGATCAACAAGGACAAGCGTGGATATCTGGCAGTACCACTGAGCCAAAGCAGGGTTATGTTGAATTAGAAAGTGATGATTTTGTCTATGCACCAACGCCAGGCTTCTACCAATTAACCATAGATAACACGATTTACCCTATCATTTTATCTTTCAACTATGACCAGTCTTGGATTGAAGTAAATAACAGCAATGCCGATTCACCAATTAGTATTCAAGTGCCAAAAACACTCGCGAGTTGCCAAGCTGCTAATATGCGTTGGCAATGGTTTGATGACAAGTTCACTATGCTTGGCAATTCACAACTAATCCAGCTCAGCACATCCAATTTAGGCACTGAAGGTTATAAAAATGCTCGTTTGCCTGAATATTTTCCAAACCATGCAAAATGGCTAAGTGCGGTGGTGTCTAAGTCGGAATATCAAGGTGAGGTCAGAATTGAATACGCTCAAAGGTTCACTTTTCCTATTAAAATAAAAACAAACGAGTGA
- a CDS encoding efflux RND transporter periplasmic adaptor subunit, whose amino-acid sequence MSKTFHISDLSRLLRPSSLVLSLSLLTACTGAPVTSVELGVLRQSIEATGELVSADTVSMKPPSIRRVWQYQVKQLAPEGSLVQEGDMVAQLDTSELTQRLSVKTAKLEATLQDIETSKLRNAKKLEQLRLDLAEAKMSFDKAERKFKLSDETVAVIDKIKYEKDAVIAKDKVQLTKQKIELENQSAKQREAMLEGDRQKFSSEVAALKKGIESLTLIAPREGMVVYGNDSQGNKIKEGQSVFMGDAVLSIPDLNHMQVNMTIPEVEASRVKLGQQLKIRLDANPDKVFYGKIIELGAVFRHKNQDVPLVVFDAVASIDEADTDLMRPGMTAKIAIDIANEKQELLLSLDAVHYESGQAYVLLPDLFGESKQAVTIGTIGKELVSIKTGLDVGQEVLLP is encoded by the coding sequence ATGAGCAAGACATTTCACATCTCAGACCTATCGCGTCTCTTGCGGCCTTCGAGCTTAGTTCTTTCGCTATCCTTGCTAACGGCCTGTACCGGGGCGCCGGTGACTTCCGTGGAGCTAGGGGTGTTAAGACAGAGTATCGAGGCTACCGGAGAGCTGGTATCCGCCGATACCGTATCTATGAAGCCGCCTTCGATCCGTAGGGTGTGGCAATACCAGGTTAAGCAGCTCGCACCGGAAGGCTCTCTGGTTCAAGAAGGGGACATGGTTGCTCAACTCGATACCTCCGAACTGACTCAACGGCTATCGGTCAAAACGGCCAAGTTGGAAGCGACTTTGCAGGATATCGAAACGTCGAAACTGCGAAATGCAAAAAAGTTGGAGCAGCTGAGGCTAGATCTCGCCGAGGCTAAGATGAGTTTCGACAAAGCGGAGCGTAAATTTAAGCTGTCTGATGAAACTGTCGCGGTTATCGATAAAATTAAGTATGAGAAGGATGCTGTCATCGCCAAGGACAAGGTTCAACTCACCAAGCAAAAAATAGAGCTTGAAAATCAGAGTGCCAAACAAAGAGAAGCCATGTTAGAGGGGGATCGACAAAAGTTTTCCTCCGAAGTCGCAGCGCTTAAAAAGGGAATTGAATCCCTGACGTTAATCGCTCCCCGTGAAGGCATGGTGGTATACGGTAATGATTCTCAAGGCAATAAGATTAAGGAAGGCCAGTCTGTTTTTATGGGGGATGCGGTACTCAGTATTCCGGATCTGAATCATATGCAGGTGAACATGACCATACCTGAGGTCGAAGCGAGTCGGGTCAAGTTAGGTCAGCAACTCAAAATAAGACTGGATGCTAATCCTGATAAAGTCTTTTACGGGAAAATTATTGAACTCGGGGCTGTGTTTCGTCATAAAAATCAGGATGTGCCCCTAGTAGTGTTCGATGCGGTGGCCAGCATAGATGAAGCGGATACCGACTTGATGAGACCCGGTATGACAGCAAAGATTGCCATCGATATCGCCAATGAGAAGCAGGAACTCCTGTTGTCACTGGATGCCGTTCATTACGAGTCCGGTCAAGCTTATGTACTATTACCTGACTTATTTGGCGAGTCTAAGCAAGCAGTTACCATAGGCACCATAGGCAAAGAGCTGGTATCAATAAAGACCGGACTTGATGTGGGTCAGGAGGTATTACTGCCATGA
- a CDS encoding GNAT family N-acetyltransferase, whose protein sequence is MTETSIVDINFVKGAGIKLIILETTRLILRHAVLTDVEFILDLLNTPGFIANIGDRGVRDLCHAQTYLLDGPISSYQQHGFGLYVVELKSSGESIGLSGLVKRSVLDSPDLGYAFLPAFWGRGYAVESALAVVRHSRDLSISRLLGVVSPGNTASISVLEKVGMAFDSIMMWEEDNSEVLLYQLT, encoded by the coding sequence ATGACTGAAACAAGTATAGTCGATATAAACTTTGTCAAAGGAGCTGGGATAAAATTGATTATTTTGGAAACAACTAGACTCATTCTCAGGCATGCCGTATTGACCGATGTTGAGTTTATCTTGGATTTGTTAAACACCCCTGGCTTTATCGCCAACATAGGCGATCGTGGTGTCAGAGATCTTTGTCATGCACAGACCTATCTTCTCGATGGGCCGATTTCCAGCTACCAACAACATGGCTTCGGCCTCTATGTGGTGGAATTAAAATCGAGCGGAGAGTCGATAGGGCTCAGCGGCTTAGTCAAACGTTCTGTGCTCGACTCTCCGGACCTAGGTTATGCGTTTCTGCCTGCGTTCTGGGGTAGAGGCTATGCGGTCGAATCGGCTCTGGCGGTAGTTCGCCACAGTAGAGATCTCTCTATTTCACGCCTCTTGGGTGTCGTGAGTCCGGGTAACACAGCCTCGATCTCAGTGTTAGAGAAGGTGGGTATGGCATTCGATTCGATTATGATGTGGGAAGAGGACAATTCAGAGGTCTTGCTTTATCAATTAACCTAG
- a CDS encoding HlyD family secretion protein gives MRPNSHLSSLLSKFVLIAAFFLPVNLIAAEEASLSTATPGVSGSGVANLGEQTLLLTGQISSVQSQSFMVPKAGDAWRYQIQWMLPEGSVAEPGQTVVIFDKSQIANQIEQLEASLLRVTAEEQSLSIDLTASVLQAKFDVKQKKSELEKNQLDADVPADYIAAKKYAEHQFNLMLAGSELSKVEQALKEVLDKQAASKAQLAIDRRRAQLELAQALNGLEQLELKAKIKGPVLYGSDPWSNKKFAVGDTVQIGRQIARVPAMEELEVVAWVNEVDVDKLAVGTQVTLRLDSQSAKPFTGSIKDIGRQAQKQPAWGQSNWFKVEVSFEADEDIKIVPGMSVLVSTGAVS, from the coding sequence ATGCGGCCTAATTCTCATCTATCTTCATTGCTATCAAAATTTGTTTTGATAGCTGCATTTTTTTTGCCGGTTAATTTGATTGCGGCAGAGGAAGCCAGTCTCAGCACTGCAACTCCTGGTGTATCAGGCTCAGGCGTTGCCAACCTAGGCGAACAGACCTTGTTATTGACCGGGCAGATCTCCTCGGTGCAGTCTCAATCCTTTATGGTGCCGAAGGCCGGTGATGCCTGGCGTTATCAAATTCAGTGGATGTTGCCCGAGGGCTCAGTTGCCGAACCGGGTCAGACTGTGGTGATCTTCGACAAGAGCCAAATTGCCAATCAGATCGAGCAACTTGAGGCGAGTCTGCTGCGGGTCACAGCCGAAGAGCAGAGCCTGAGTATCGATCTTACCGCCAGTGTGTTGCAGGCCAAATTTGATGTTAAACAGAAAAAATCTGAACTCGAGAAGAATCAGCTCGATGCCGATGTGCCAGCGGATTATATCGCTGCTAAAAAATACGCTGAACATCAATTTAACTTGATGCTGGCAGGCAGCGAGTTATCTAAAGTCGAGCAGGCGTTAAAAGAAGTATTGGATAAACAAGCCGCCAGTAAGGCGCAATTAGCCATAGACCGACGCCGTGCACAATTAGAGCTAGCGCAAGCATTAAACGGATTAGAGCAACTCGAACTAAAGGCCAAGATAAAAGGCCCTGTGCTCTATGGTAGCGATCCCTGGAGTAATAAGAAATTTGCCGTCGGTGATACCGTACAGATTGGCCGGCAGATAGCAAGAGTGCCAGCGATGGAAGAGCTAGAGGTTGTCGCTTGGGTCAATGAGGTCGATGTCGATAAATTAGCCGTGGGGACTCAAGTGACACTTAGACTGGATTCCCAGTCGGCGAAGCCATTTACTGGCAGTATTAAAGATATCGGTCGCCAGGCGCAGAAACAGCCAGCCTGGGGTCAGAGTAATTGGTTCAAGGTTGAGGTGAGTTTTGAGGCCGATGAAGACATTAAGATCGTTCCCGGCATGAGTGTTTTAGTCAGTACCGGAGCCGTATCATGA
- a CDS encoding GNAT family N-acetyltransferase: MKESRLDSTERSECLSGEYMVLEPLTLEHVPALSLAVADGELWQLWYTSVPHPDEMKSYIETAIAAEQRGEALAFAVRDKRSGELIGSTRICSWDQVNRRLEIGHTWYAKRAQKTGINTEAKLLLLTYAFETLDVMAVEFRTHWHNQASREAITRLGAKQDGVLRNHQILQDGTVRDTVIYSIIDSEWSTVKQHLKHRLQQNKMQNP; encoded by the coding sequence ATGAAGGAGAGTAGATTGGATAGTACAGAGCGAAGCGAGTGCTTATCGGGCGAATATATGGTGCTTGAACCTTTAACTCTCGAGCATGTTCCTGCTTTATCTCTGGCGGTGGCAGATGGGGAGCTCTGGCAACTCTGGTATACCTCGGTGCCACACCCAGATGAGATGAAATCTTATATTGAAACGGCTATCGCAGCCGAACAGCGAGGTGAAGCCCTGGCTTTTGCGGTGAGAGATAAGCGCTCGGGAGAGTTGATAGGCTCGACTCGGATCTGCTCATGGGATCAGGTGAATCGGCGACTCGAGATTGGCCATACCTGGTATGCTAAGCGAGCCCAGAAGACAGGGATCAACACCGAGGCTAAGCTATTGCTGCTCACTTATGCATTTGAAACCTTAGATGTCATGGCGGTGGAGTTTAGAACCCACTGGCATAATCAGGCTTCCAGAGAAGCGATTACTCGCCTCGGTGCTAAGCAAGATGGTGTGCTGAGAAATCATCAAATTTTGCAGGACGGCACAGTCAGAGATACTGTCATTTACTCGATTATTGACAGTGAGTGGTCGACGGTGAAACAACATTTGAAGCATAGATTGCAGCAAAATAAGATGCAGAATCCTTGA
- a CDS encoding response regulator transcription factor, whose protein sequence is MTRILLIEDDQLLGEGFSQYLTEEGFDCQWLSDCNKIKKHWMQADLVILDRQLPEGDSLIWLPNWLMMKAIPVIVLTAKVEIDQRIEGLRAGAKDYVVKPFSHQELLARIHAQLRPLGESKLCYQNLQIDLSKRVVISDGKQVTLKPKEFQLLLLLVQNQGRVFHRDEILSKVWGFQAFPSTRTVDNHILHLRQKLPVLHIETLRGVGYRLIKTSL, encoded by the coding sequence ATGACACGAATTCTTCTTATTGAAGACGATCAACTACTAGGTGAAGGGTTTAGTCAGTATCTCACCGAAGAGGGTTTTGATTGCCAATGGCTCAGTGACTGTAATAAAATCAAAAAGCACTGGATGCAAGCAGACTTAGTCATTTTAGATAGGCAGCTACCTGAAGGCGATAGCTTAATTTGGCTACCTAATTGGCTAATGATGAAAGCGATTCCAGTGATAGTGTTAACAGCTAAAGTCGAAATCGACCAACGCATCGAAGGTTTGAGAGCAGGGGCAAAAGACTATGTGGTTAAGCCTTTCTCACACCAAGAGCTGCTGGCGCGTATTCACGCTCAGCTACGTCCATTAGGTGAAAGCAAACTTTGCTACCAGAATCTACAAATCGATCTATCCAAACGAGTGGTCATTAGCGATGGTAAACAGGTGACATTGAAACCTAAAGAGTTTCAGCTACTGTTGCTATTAGTTCAAAATCAAGGGCGAGTATTTCATCGTGATGAGATACTCAGTAAAGTATGGGGCTTTCAAGCATTTCCATCGACTCGAACAGTCGACAATCATATTCTCCACCTGAGACAAAAACTACCAGTGCTGCATATCGAAACGCTACGTGGCGTTGGCTATCGACTCATTAAGACTTCGTTATGA